In the Devosia sp. SL43 genome, one interval contains:
- the cobO gene encoding cob(I)yrinic acid a,c-diamide adenosyltransferase — translation MTDKPAKKTDLMSEAERDAYHAEKMKKKKEARNKILATKTQEKGLLIVHTGKGKGKSTAAFGMVFRALGHGFKVGVVQFVKGVWETGERDVLLKFPDLVTINAMGEGFTWDVADRQRDLAAARKAWDQAKALIADPSYKLVLLDELNIVLRYDYLPIEEVVEFLRNKPEDTHVIVTGRNAKDELIEIADLVTEMTEIKHHFRAGVKAQKGIEF, via the coding sequence ATGACCGACAAACCGGCCAAGAAAACCGACCTGATGAGCGAGGCCGAGCGCGACGCCTATCACGCCGAAAAGATGAAGAAGAAGAAGGAGGCGCGGAACAAGATCCTCGCCACCAAGACGCAGGAAAAGGGTCTGCTGATCGTCCATACCGGCAAGGGCAAGGGCAAGTCGACTGCCGCCTTCGGCATGGTGTTCCGCGCGCTCGGCCATGGCTTCAAGGTCGGCGTGGTGCAGTTCGTCAAGGGCGTCTGGGAAACCGGCGAGCGCGACGTGCTGCTGAAATTCCCCGATCTCGTCACTATCAACGCCATGGGCGAAGGCTTCACCTGGGACGTCGCCGACCGCCAGCGCGATCTGGCCGCCGCCCGCAAGGCCTGGGACCAGGCCAAGGCGCTGATCGCGGACCCCAGCTACAAGCTGGTCCTGCTCGACGAGCTCAACATCGTTTTGCGCTACGACTACCTGCCCATCGAGGAAGTCGTCGAATTCCTGCGCAACAAGCCCGAAGACACCCATGTCATCGTCACCGGCCGCAACGCCAAGGACGAGTTGATCGAAATCGCCGACCTCGTCACCGAAATGACCGAGATCAAGCATCACTTCCGGGCCGGGGTGAAGGCGCAGAAGGGGATCGAGTTCTAG
- a CDS encoding cation diffusion facilitator family transporter, with product MIVLGLKFLAWSLTGSIALYSDALESIVNVVTAIVALVAVRLAQKPADAALPYGYHKAEYFSAVIVGVMIIVAAILILREAVLGFMAPELPDAPMQGLAVSVVATAINAIWSFVLVRHGRKVRSPALEADGKHLLTDVVSTIGVLVGLALVYATGWAQLDAVLAALVALNILWSGWGVIRQSVGGLMDVAVPPDTQKTIREVIATNADGAIEAHDIRTRQAGKMTFIDFHLVVPGTMTVDAAHTICDAIEAKLREAVRDVQITIHVEPEQKAKHSGIVVV from the coding sequence ATGATCGTGCTCGGGCTCAAGTTCCTCGCCTGGTCCCTCACCGGCTCGATCGCGCTCTATTCCGATGCGCTGGAATCGATCGTCAATGTGGTGACGGCCATCGTCGCGCTGGTGGCTGTCCGCCTGGCGCAGAAACCGGCCGATGCCGCCCTGCCCTATGGCTATCACAAGGCCGAATACTTTTCGGCGGTGATTGTCGGCGTGATGATCATCGTGGCGGCAATCCTGATCCTGCGCGAGGCCGTGCTTGGGTTCATGGCGCCTGAACTGCCCGATGCACCGATGCAGGGACTGGCCGTCAGTGTCGTCGCGACGGCGATCAATGCCATCTGGTCGTTCGTGCTGGTGCGGCATGGACGCAAGGTCCGATCACCGGCGCTGGAGGCCGACGGCAAGCATCTGCTGACCGACGTGGTATCGACCATCGGCGTGCTGGTCGGTCTGGCGCTGGTCTACGCCACCGGCTGGGCCCAGCTCGATGCGGTGCTGGCGGCGCTCGTCGCGCTCAACATCCTGTGGTCGGGCTGGGGCGTCATTCGCCAGAGCGTCGGCGGCCTGATGGACGTCGCCGTTCCACCCGACACGCAGAAAACCATCCGCGAGGTCATCGCCACCAATGCCGACGGCGCTATCGAAGCCCATGACATCCGCACCCGCCAGGCCGGCAAGATGACCTTCATCGATTTTCACCTGGTGGTGCCGGGTACGATGACGGTGGATGCGGCGCACACGATTTGCGACGCCATCGAAGCCAAGCTGCGCGAGGCCGTGCGGGACGTGCAGATCACCATCCATGTCGAGCCCGAGCAGAAGGCGAAGCATTCGGGGATCGTGGTGGTCTAA
- a CDS encoding cobalamin biosynthesis protein: protein MTDASARIVAGIGFATAASADELIGLIERCLEEAGLAPEALAAIGTHARKRGWAVPIVVAGHFGVPLRLLDDAELAGESVAEAVAAAAGPLRLGKRKSRYATCALADCRPGFNVASFGQPPSPRAEMASSIVATSSAGP, encoded by the coding sequence ATGACGGACGCATCGGCACGCATCGTCGCCGGCATCGGCTTCGCCACCGCAGCGAGCGCCGATGAGCTTATCGGTTTGATCGAACGCTGCCTTGAAGAAGCTGGCTTAGCACCCGAAGCCCTTGCGGCCATCGGCACCCACGCCCGCAAGCGCGGCTGGGCCGTGCCCATTGTCGTTGCCGGTCACTTCGGCGTGCCGCTGCGCCTGCTCGATGATGCGGAATTGGCGGGCGAAAGCGTCGCCGAAGCAGTTGCCGCCGCTGCCGGGCCACTCCGCCTCGGCAAGCGCAAATCGCGCTACGCCACCTGCGCTCTGGCCGACTGCCGCCCCGGCTTTAACGTTGCAAGCTTCGGTCAGCCGCCCAGCCCGAGGGCGGAGATGGCGTCGTCGATCGTGGCCACTTCGAGCGCCGGGCCATAG
- a CDS encoding cobalt-precorrin-6A reductase, which translates to MKILILGGTAEARELANRLVAMGHDVTTSLAGRTQDPILPEGDIRMGKFGGIPGLAAYLRAARMERIVDATHPYAGLISINAVAAAQQTGIPLVRYMRPAWEQRMGADWITVETAAEAAAALPPNADVLLTTGHTGLEQFLERDDCQFVVRTIETPEIDMPRHASLLQTRPPYDVESEMRLMEREGITHLVTKNSGGAQTAAKLEAAQRLGVKVIMIARPAYGPALEVATIDDAISALGLGG; encoded by the coding sequence ATGAAGATTTTGATTCTTGGCGGCACCGCCGAAGCGCGCGAACTGGCCAACCGGCTGGTGGCGATGGGCCACGACGTGACCACCTCTCTGGCGGGCCGCACGCAGGATCCGATCCTGCCCGAGGGCGATATTCGCATGGGCAAGTTCGGCGGCATTCCCGGGCTCGCCGCCTACCTGCGTGCGGCGCGGATGGAGCGCATTGTCGACGCCACGCACCCCTATGCCGGGCTGATCTCGATCAATGCGGTCGCCGCCGCGCAGCAGACCGGCATTCCGCTGGTGCGCTACATGCGCCCGGCCTGGGAACAACGGATGGGTGCCGACTGGATTACGGTGGAAACGGCGGCCGAGGCGGCGGCGGCGCTGCCGCCCAATGCTGATGTGCTGCTGACCACAGGCCATACCGGCCTCGAACAATTCCTCGAGCGCGACGATTGCCAGTTCGTCGTCCGCACCATTGAGACGCCCGAAATCGACATGCCGCGCCATGCGAGCCTGTTGCAGACGCGCCCGCCCTACGACGTCGAAAGCGAAATGCGCCTGATGGAGCGCGAGGGCATCACTCATCTGGTCACCAAGAATTCGGGCGGCGCGCAGACGGCGGCCAAGCTCGAAGCGGCGCAGAGGCTGGGGGTCAAGGTGATCATGATCGCCCGCCCCGCCTATGGCCCGGCGCTCGAAGTGGCCACGATCGACGACGCCATCTCCGCCCTCGGGCTGGGCGGCTGA
- the cobA gene encoding uroporphyrinogen-III C-methyltransferase, which translates to MFDWIRRPKRRGHFAALDHADFPAMAPGSVWLVGAGPGGPGLVSLLAYHALGQADVIVHDALVSAELLALAPERTERVFAGKRGGRPSPKQADISLQLIDLAMSGKRVLRLKGGDPYMFGRGGEEAGALAKAGVPFRIVPGISSGLGGLAYAGIPVTHRDTNQAVIFLTGHDESGAVPHGVDWPAVAHAAPVIVMFMAVKHLGAIAERLLAAGRDGSDRVAIVSNAATARQSVLETTLAEAKDLVDVPTPAIVVLGPVSAYRPSLDWYVGEARRHVFG; encoded by the coding sequence ATGTTTGACTGGATCAGGCGACCAAAGCGTCGCGGCCACTTTGCAGCACTCGATCACGCCGATTTTCCGGCAATGGCGCCGGGCTCGGTCTGGCTGGTCGGCGCCGGCCCCGGCGGCCCCGGCCTCGTGTCGCTATTGGCCTATCATGCGCTCGGACAAGCCGATGTGATCGTGCATGACGCGCTGGTTTCGGCCGAGCTGCTGGCGCTGGCGCCCGAGCGAACCGAACGGGTGTTTGCCGGCAAGCGCGGTGGACGTCCGTCGCCGAAGCAGGCCGATATCTCGCTGCAACTCATCGATCTGGCCATGTCAGGCAAGCGCGTGCTGCGGCTCAAGGGCGGCGACCCCTATATGTTTGGACGCGGCGGCGAGGAGGCCGGGGCACTGGCAAAGGCGGGCGTGCCGTTCCGCATCGTGCCCGGAATTTCATCCGGGTTGGGTGGCTTGGCGTATGCCGGCATTCCCGTGACCCATCGCGATACCAACCAGGCAGTGATCTTCCTCACGGGTCACGACGAGTCGGGCGCCGTGCCGCATGGCGTCGATTGGCCCGCCGTAGCCCACGCTGCGCCGGTCATCGTCATGTTCATGGCGGTCAAGCATCTGGGCGCCATCGCCGAACGCCTGCTGGCCGCCGGTCGCGACGGCAGCGATCGCGTCGCCATCGTCTCCAACGCGGCGACGGCCCGGCAGTCCGTGCTCGAAACCACGCTGGCCGAAGCCAAAGATCTGGTCGATGTGCCGACCCCGGCCATTGTCGTGCTCGGCCCGGTCAGCGCCTATCGTCCGTCGCTCGACTGGTATGTCGGCGAGGCCAGGAGGCATGTCTTTGGCTAA